One window from the genome of Mycolicibacterium gadium encodes:
- a CDS encoding DUF3097 domain-containing protein: MADRYGSDVLASNPHRKRPRSAELPIEIGMVVEDAQTGFVGAVMRVEYGRMELEDRNGRKRPFPVGPGYLVDGRPVILTPPRRAAPQASRTASGSVAVAGARAKVALTSRIYVEGRHDAELVEQVWGDDLRVEGVVVEYLGGVDDLAAIVEEFRPAPGRRLGVLVDHLVAGSKEARIAEAVRRGPGGAHTLVVGHPFIDIWQAVKPSRIGVQAWPVIPKGMDWKKGVCDKLGWPCAQQADIARAWQRIRGGVRDWNDLEPALIGRVEELIDFVTHPAES; encoded by the coding sequence GTGGCTGATCGCTATGGCTCTGATGTGCTTGCATCCAATCCGCACCGGAAACGACCCCGTTCGGCTGAGCTGCCGATCGAGATCGGCATGGTCGTCGAGGACGCTCAAACCGGCTTCGTCGGCGCGGTGATGCGCGTCGAATACGGCCGGATGGAACTCGAGGATCGCAACGGCCGAAAGAGACCGTTTCCGGTCGGTCCCGGTTATCTCGTCGACGGCCGGCCCGTCATCCTCACCCCGCCGAGGCGCGCCGCACCGCAGGCGTCGCGGACCGCGTCGGGGTCGGTGGCCGTGGCCGGCGCGCGCGCGAAGGTCGCGTTGACGAGCCGCATCTACGTCGAGGGTCGCCATGACGCGGAGCTCGTCGAGCAGGTGTGGGGTGACGACCTTCGCGTCGAGGGGGTCGTCGTCGAATACCTGGGAGGCGTCGACGATCTCGCCGCGATCGTCGAAGAGTTCCGGCCGGCACCCGGCCGGCGGCTGGGTGTGCTCGTCGACCACCTTGTCGCCGGCTCGAAGGAAGCGCGGATCGCGGAAGCGGTCCGCCGCGGACCCGGCGGCGCGCACACCCTCGTGGTCGGCCACCCCTTCATCGACATCTGGCAGGCGGTCAAACCGAGCCGCATCGGGGTCCAGGCGTGGCCCGTCATCCCCAAGGGGATGGACTGGAAGAAGGGCGTGTGCGACAAGCTGGGCTGGCCGTGCGCCCAACAGGCCGACATCGCGAGGGCGTGGCAGCGGATCCGGGGCGGTGTGCGCGACTGGAATGACCTCGAGCCCGCGCTCATCGGCCGCGTCGAGGAGCTGATCGACTTCGTGACACACCCAGCGGAGTCGTGA
- a CDS encoding SDR family NAD(P)-dependent oxidoreductase produces MTELSKYGPWAVVAGGSEGVGAEFARQLATAGINLVLIARKPDPLAETAETCRALGVEVRTLAVDLVSADAVTRIADVTSDIEVGLLIYTAGANTCSEHFLDSELTEFGRVIDLNIGTMLALVQHFGRPMRERRRGGILMVGSMAGYLGSMRHTVYGGVKAFGRIFAESLWLELRDHHVDVLELVLGVTRTPAMERVGLNFDVPGMRVADPADVAREGLEQLPHGPIHIAGGNGDDVARRNDPDRVKVVLGTHKFMEKLMGSG; encoded by the coding sequence GTGACGGAGCTATCGAAGTATGGGCCGTGGGCCGTCGTGGCCGGCGGCTCCGAGGGCGTCGGCGCGGAATTCGCGCGGCAGTTGGCCACCGCGGGAATCAACCTCGTGCTGATCGCCCGAAAGCCCGATCCCCTGGCCGAGACCGCGGAAACGTGTCGTGCCCTGGGCGTCGAAGTACGAACACTCGCTGTGGATTTGGTATCGGCCGATGCGGTGACTCGGATCGCGGATGTCACGTCCGACATCGAGGTCGGTCTGCTCATCTACACCGCGGGTGCGAACACCTGCAGCGAGCACTTCCTGGACAGTGAGCTCACCGAGTTCGGCCGGGTGATCGACCTGAACATCGGCACCATGCTGGCCCTGGTGCAGCACTTCGGCAGGCCGATGCGGGAACGCCGGCGTGGCGGCATCCTGATGGTCGGCTCCATGGCCGGCTACCTCGGCTCGATGCGGCACACGGTGTACGGCGGCGTGAAGGCCTTCGGACGCATCTTCGCCGAGAGTCTCTGGCTGGAACTGCGCGACCATCACGTTGACGTGCTGGAGCTGGTGCTCGGTGTCACCCGCACCCCGGCGATGGAGCGCGTCGGACTGAACTTCGACGTGCCCGGCATGCGTGTTGCCGACCCGGCCGACGTCGCGCGTGAGGGACTCGAGCAACTCCCCCACGGCCCGATTCACATCGCCGGCGGCAACGGCGATGACGTCGCTCGTCGAAACGATCCCGACCGGGTGAAAGTGGTGCTCGGCACCCACAAGTTCATGGAGAAGCTCATGGGATCCGGTTAA
- a CDS encoding nuclear transport factor 2 family protein: MNDERIVELERRLERIEEERAIERVIASYGPLVDAGEADAAAALWATDGSYDVEGWSMRSREDVAAMVRSDAHQGLIHRGCSHFLGPAVVTVDGNFAVAVCESVLLVHRGEGFVVARAGVNHFRLQLIDDRWQIVERTTRTLDGKSEARDLLASGIAGA, translated from the coding sequence TTGAACGACGAGCGAATTGTCGAACTGGAACGACGGCTCGAACGCATCGAGGAAGAGCGCGCGATCGAGCGGGTGATCGCCTCCTACGGTCCGCTGGTCGACGCTGGTGAAGCCGACGCCGCGGCAGCGCTGTGGGCCACCGACGGGAGCTACGACGTCGAGGGCTGGTCGATGCGCAGCCGCGAGGATGTGGCGGCCATGGTGCGCTCCGACGCCCATCAGGGGCTGATCCACCGGGGCTGCAGTCATTTCCTCGGCCCGGCGGTGGTGACCGTTGACGGCAACTTCGCGGTGGCGGTGTGCGAGTCGGTCCTGCTGGTGCACCGTGGCGAGGGGTTCGTCGTCGCACGCGCGGGAGTCAACCACTTCCGGCTGCAGCTCATCGATGACCGCTGGCAGATCGTCGAACGCACGACGCGGACGCTGGACGGTAAATCGGAGGCGCGCGATCTGCTGGCCTCGGGGATCGCGGGCGCATGA
- a CDS encoding SDR family NAD(P)-dependent oxidoreductase: MSGQLDGKVALVTGAGAGIGEGIVRRFADEGAKVVVAEIDSAAGEAVAQSTGGTFVSTDVSDRDQVENAVKAALSTYGSIDIVVNNAWGGGGIGRVEKKTDEQLSQGIAVGYYGPFWAMRAAFPYMKERGWGRVINMCSLNGVNAHVGSLEYNAAKEALRALTRTAAREWAPTGVTVNATCPAAKSQAFFRAIGEYPELEAVADAANPMGRMGDPYDDIAPVAVFLAGEGARYLTGNTLFVDGGGHINGTPWAPDLGD, translated from the coding sequence ATGAGCGGGCAACTTGACGGCAAGGTCGCGCTGGTGACCGGCGCGGGTGCGGGCATCGGCGAGGGTATCGTCCGACGCTTCGCTGATGAGGGTGCCAAAGTGGTCGTCGCCGAGATCGACTCGGCAGCAGGCGAAGCCGTCGCCCAATCAACCGGCGGAACGTTCGTGTCCACCGATGTGTCCGATCGCGATCAGGTCGAGAACGCGGTGAAAGCCGCGTTGTCGACGTACGGGTCCATCGACATCGTGGTGAACAACGCCTGGGGCGGCGGTGGGATCGGCCGGGTCGAGAAGAAGACCGACGAACAACTGTCGCAGGGCATCGCCGTGGGCTACTACGGTCCCTTCTGGGCAATGCGCGCCGCGTTTCCGTACATGAAGGAGCGCGGCTGGGGCCGGGTCATCAACATGTGCAGTCTCAACGGCGTCAACGCCCATGTGGGCTCGCTGGAGTACAACGCTGCCAAAGAGGCGCTGCGTGCCCTCACTCGTACCGCGGCGCGCGAGTGGGCACCCACGGGCGTCACCGTCAACGCGACCTGCCCGGCGGCCAAGAGCCAGGCCTTCTTTCGCGCGATCGGCGAGTACCCCGAACTGGAGGCGGTGGCCGATGCGGCGAACCCGATGGGCCGCATGGGGGACCCCTATGACGACATCGCACCTGTCGCGGTGTTTCTGGCGGGCGAGGGCGCGCGTTACCTGACGGGCAATACGCTGTTCGTAGATGGCGGCGGTCACATCAACGGCACACCGTGGGCCCCTGATCTCGGCGACTAG
- a CDS encoding zinc-binding metallopeptidase family protein yields the protein MRDFTCPNCGQRLAFENSVCLSCRSRIGFSLDDMALLVIAPGSESEHAGAVDSSEYRLCANMHLAECNWLVEKGPIAKLCASCALTRTRPNDADAVALAAFATAERAKRRMIAELYELKLPIVGRDADPEYGLAFDLLSSQFEKVFTGHANGVITLDLAEGDDVHREQLRISMDEPYRTLLGHFRHEIGHYYFYRLIGTSSDYLQRFNELFGDPDLDYQEALDRHYSEGAPTGWQQDYVSSYATMHPAEDWAETFAHYLHIRDTLDTAAAFGFAPAGATFERRTLGPSGFDTIIDLWLPLSWALNMVNRSMGKDDLYPFVLRGPVLEKMRFIHTKIDEITSNPVKLAEIGAPAEGQQTQSG from the coding sequence ATGCGTGACTTCACCTGTCCCAATTGCGGCCAGCGGCTGGCATTCGAGAACTCGGTGTGCCTGTCCTGCCGCAGCAGGATCGGCTTCTCACTGGACGACATGGCGCTGCTGGTCATCGCGCCAGGCTCCGAGTCCGAGCATGCCGGCGCTGTGGACTCCAGCGAGTACCGGCTGTGCGCGAATATGCATCTCGCAGAATGCAACTGGCTGGTGGAGAAGGGGCCGATCGCCAAGCTGTGCGCATCGTGCGCGCTGACCCGCACGCGGCCCAACGATGCCGACGCGGTCGCGCTGGCCGCGTTCGCGACGGCAGAACGGGCCAAGCGGCGGATGATCGCCGAGCTGTACGAACTCAAGTTGCCGATCGTGGGCCGCGACGCCGATCCGGAGTACGGGCTCGCGTTCGACCTGCTGTCCAGTCAATTCGAGAAGGTCTTCACCGGTCATGCCAACGGGGTCATCACGCTGGACCTCGCCGAGGGTGACGACGTGCACCGCGAGCAGCTGCGCATCTCGATGGACGAGCCGTACCGCACTCTGCTGGGACACTTCCGCCACGAGATCGGGCACTACTACTTCTACCGTCTGATCGGGACGTCGTCGGACTACCTGCAGCGGTTCAACGAGCTGTTCGGCGATCCCGACCTGGACTATCAGGAGGCGCTGGATCGCCACTACAGCGAAGGTGCGCCGACCGGTTGGCAGCAGGACTACGTCTCGTCCTACGCCACGATGCATCCGGCCGAGGATTGGGCAGAGACCTTCGCTCATTACCTGCACATCCGCGACACCCTGGACACCGCCGCCGCCTTCGGGTTCGCACCCGCCGGTGCCACCTTCGAACGACGCACGTTGGGGCCCAGCGGTTTCGACACGATCATCGACCTTTGGCTGCCGCTGTCGTGGGCACTGAATATGGTGAACCGCTCGATGGGCAAGGACGATCTCTATCCCTTCGTACTCCGGGGCCCGGTGCTCGAGAAGATGCGGTTCATCCACACGAAGATCGACGAGATCACCTCGAATCCGGTGAAACTCGCCGAGATCGGCGCTCCGGCGGAGGGTCAGCAGACGCAGTCGGGCTAG
- a CDS encoding transglutaminase family protein, which yields MTGRCYQVSHRTVYRYSDVVTSSYSRGFLTPRDSARQRCLSHALEIEPAAADSSTSRDAYGNISSYFHVTERHETLSITSRSVVEVDPPPADLYNGGSARAPWEISRPVGTDGALATEFTLDLRSAEITEELRDYAAPSFEPERPLIEVLRDLNSRIYADFTYRSGSTTVSTRVSEVLTAREGVCQDFARLAIACLRANGLAASYVSGYLATDPPPGKERMVGIDATHAWASVWTPQNQWLGFDPTNAQMVDERYITVGFGRDYADVPPLRGIIYTDSERSKIDVAVDVAPYDGGVLHA from the coding sequence GTGACAGGCCGGTGCTATCAGGTCTCGCACCGCACGGTGTACCGCTACTCGGATGTCGTGACCAGTAGCTATAGTCGCGGGTTCCTGACCCCGCGCGACTCCGCGCGGCAGCGGTGCCTTTCGCACGCGCTGGAGATCGAGCCGGCGGCAGCGGACAGCTCCACCAGCCGCGACGCCTACGGCAACATCAGTTCGTACTTCCACGTCACCGAACGGCACGAGACCCTGTCGATCACGAGCCGCTCTGTGGTCGAGGTGGACCCGCCGCCTGCCGACCTCTACAACGGCGGGTCGGCGCGCGCGCCGTGGGAGATCTCCAGGCCCGTCGGAACGGACGGCGCACTGGCCACGGAGTTCACCCTCGACCTGCGTTCGGCCGAGATAACCGAAGAGCTACGTGACTATGCCGCACCGAGTTTCGAGCCGGAGCGGCCGCTCATCGAGGTGCTGCGCGACCTGAATTCGCGAATCTACGCCGATTTCACCTACCGTTCCGGCTCGACGACGGTGTCGACTCGGGTGAGCGAGGTTTTGACTGCCCGGGAAGGGGTATGTCAGGACTTCGCGCGGCTTGCCATCGCCTGCCTGCGTGCCAACGGGTTGGCAGCCAGCTACGTGTCCGGTTATCTGGCCACCGACCCACCTCCGGGAAAGGAACGCATGGTGGGAATCGACGCCACGCACGCATGGGCGTCTGTATGGACGCCGCAAAACCAGTGGCTCGGTTTCGATCCCACCAACGCCCAGATGGTCGACGAGCGCTACATCACCGTCGGCTTCGGTCGCGACTATGCCGACGTTCCGCCGCTGCGCGGCATCATCTACACCGACTCCGAACGCAGCAAGATCGACGTCGCGGTCGACGTCGCGCCCTACGACGGCGGTGTGCTTCATGCGTGA
- a CDS encoding circularly permuted type 2 ATP-grasp protein — protein MALPATTPHDIDNLLSRYRGARAQQALFDVRGGAVGGYDEFVDPAGNIRPAWQEVAECVGERGRIGLDQLRSTVRGLVDNDGITYVQVDRNGDAVTNGNGAADPGPWQLDALPLVISASDWDILEAGVLQRSRLLDAILTDLYGARESVTSGVLPPQLLFAHPGYIRAARGIEVPGRHQLFMHGCDISRGHDGDFLVNADWTQAPSGAGYALADRRVVAHAFPDLYERIGPRPASPWAQALRLALIDVAPESAEEPVVVVLSPGIHSETAFDQAYLASVLGFPLVESADLVVRDGKLWMRSMGTLKRVDVVLRRVDADYADPLDLRPDSRLGVVGLVEVLRRGAVSVVNSLGSGILESPGLLRFLPELAERLLGETPLLRTAEMYWGGINTERSHLLSNLASLLIRPVTGGEAIVGPALSSAQRRELGVRIETAPWQWVGQQLPQFSSAPTDYYTGGLSAANVGMRLFTVSQRSGYAPMVGGLGYLVAPGHAAYQLNTIAAKDIWVRTPTRVTAERTPTAPPVELPAIMPSPTRSVSSPRVLSDLFWMGRYAERAENMARLLTVTRERYHEFRYRRELAGSECVPVLLTALGSITGTSIGDGDYAEIVATAPTTLWSLTADRHRPGSLAQSVERLGLAARAVRDQMSNDTWMVLAAVERALLHAPAQPFGRPADEPPESKAEGEAFLSSTTSLTLSGMLALSGVAAESMVHDVGWTMMDIGKRIERGLGLTALLRATLITVRNPGAEQTITESTLVACESSVIYRRRNPGMVSVAAVADLVLMDAENPRSLVFQLERLRIALKALPGSSGSSRPERLVEDITARLRRIEPADLDEVTPEGRRADLASLLNDTHADLRDLSSTITATHLSLPGEMQPLWGPDERRVVP, from the coding sequence ATGGCCCTACCCGCAACGACTCCCCACGACATCGACAACCTGCTGTCGCGTTATCGCGGTGCGAGAGCGCAGCAGGCGCTGTTCGACGTACGCGGGGGTGCGGTCGGCGGGTACGACGAATTCGTCGATCCCGCAGGCAATATCCGGCCGGCCTGGCAGGAAGTCGCCGAATGCGTCGGCGAGCGCGGCCGTATCGGCCTCGACCAGCTTCGGTCGACGGTGCGCGGCCTGGTCGACAACGACGGCATCACCTACGTCCAGGTCGACCGCAACGGTGACGCCGTCACCAACGGAAACGGGGCGGCCGACCCCGGGCCCTGGCAGCTCGACGCGTTGCCGTTGGTGATCTCGGCATCCGACTGGGACATCCTGGAAGCCGGTGTGCTGCAGCGTTCGCGGTTGCTCGACGCGATCCTGACCGATCTCTACGGCGCACGCGAGTCGGTGACCAGTGGCGTGCTGCCCCCGCAGTTACTCTTCGCTCACCCCGGCTACATCCGCGCAGCACGGGGGATCGAGGTGCCGGGCCGCCACCAGCTCTTCATGCACGGCTGCGATATCAGCCGCGGGCACGATGGCGACTTCCTGGTCAACGCGGACTGGACGCAGGCGCCGTCGGGTGCGGGATACGCGCTGGCCGACCGTCGGGTGGTGGCTCACGCATTTCCCGATCTGTACGAGCGCATCGGGCCGCGTCCCGCCTCGCCGTGGGCGCAAGCGCTGCGCCTCGCACTGATCGACGTTGCGCCCGAGTCCGCCGAAGAACCTGTTGTCGTGGTGCTCAGTCCCGGAATCCACTCCGAGACAGCCTTTGATCAGGCCTATCTGGCGAGCGTGCTCGGCTTCCCCTTGGTGGAGAGCGCCGATCTGGTGGTGCGTGACGGCAAGCTGTGGATGCGATCGATGGGCACGCTGAAGCGCGTCGACGTGGTGCTGCGCCGCGTCGACGCCGATTACGCGGATCCGCTTGACCTACGGCCGGATTCGCGCCTGGGCGTCGTCGGCCTGGTCGAGGTGTTGCGTCGCGGCGCGGTCAGCGTTGTCAACTCGCTTGGCAGCGGCATCCTGGAAAGTCCTGGACTGCTTCGCTTTCTACCTGAACTCGCCGAACGCCTGCTGGGGGAGACGCCGCTGTTACGGACGGCGGAGATGTACTGGGGCGGCATCAACACCGAGCGCTCACATTTGTTGAGTAACCTGGCGTCGCTGCTGATCCGTCCGGTCACCGGGGGCGAAGCGATTGTCGGGCCGGCCCTGTCGTCCGCGCAGCGGAGGGAACTCGGCGTGCGCATCGAAACCGCGCCGTGGCAATGGGTGGGCCAGCAGCTGCCGCAGTTTTCCTCGGCTCCCACCGACTACTACACCGGTGGACTGTCGGCCGCCAACGTGGGCATGCGGTTGTTCACGGTCTCGCAGCGAAGTGGATACGCGCCGATGGTCGGCGGACTCGGCTATCTCGTCGCACCCGGACACGCGGCGTATCAACTGAATACCATTGCAGCCAAGGATATCTGGGTCCGCACGCCGACGCGGGTGACCGCCGAGCGGACCCCGACCGCACCGCCGGTGGAGCTGCCCGCGATCATGCCCAGTCCCACTCGGTCGGTCAGCTCGCCGCGTGTGCTGTCCGATTTGTTCTGGATGGGCCGCTACGCCGAGCGCGCGGAGAACATGGCGCGGCTGCTCACCGTGACCCGCGAGCGATATCACGAATTCCGTTACCGCCGGGAGCTGGCCGGCAGCGAGTGCGTCCCGGTGCTGCTCACCGCGCTCGGCTCGATCACCGGAACCAGCATCGGTGACGGTGATTACGCCGAGATAGTGGCAACGGCACCGACGACGTTGTGGTCGCTGACAGCCGATCGGCATCGTCCCGGCTCCCTCGCGCAGTCGGTCGAACGCCTTGGTCTCGCCGCGCGTGCGGTCCGCGACCAGATGTCCAACGACACCTGGATGGTGTTGGCGGCCGTCGAGCGCGCGCTGCTGCACGCCCCGGCTCAGCCTTTCGGACGGCCCGCCGACGAGCCACCGGAGTCCAAGGCCGAGGGCGAAGCGTTCTTGTCCTCGACTACCAGTCTCACGTTGTCGGGCATGCTGGCGCTGTCGGGCGTCGCCGCCGAGTCCATGGTGCACGACGTGGGCTGGACCATGATGGACATCGGCAAACGGATCGAACGTGGGCTGGGTCTCACGGCACTGCTGCGGGCCACGCTCATCACTGTCCGCAACCCGGGTGCTGAGCAGACCATCACCGAATCCACGCTGGTGGCATGTGAGTCGTCGGTCATCTATCGGAGACGCAACCCCGGAATGGTTAGTGTTGCCGCCGTGGCCGACCTGGTCTTGATGGACGCCGAGAATCCACGCTCGCTGGTCTTCCAGCTCGAGCGGCTGCGTATCGCGCTGAAGGCGTTGCCCGGGTCGTCGGGCTCATCGCGCCCTGAGCGGCTGGTCGAGGACATCACTGCCCGGTTGCGCCGCATCGAGCCTGCCGACCTCGACGAGGTGACGCCCGAGGGTCGCCGCGCAGACCTTGCGTCGTTGCTCAACGACACCCACGCCGATCTGCGCGACCTGTCGAGCACAATCACCGCGACCCACTTGTCGCTGCCTGGCGAAATGCAGCCGCTGTGGGGACCCGATGAGCGCAGGGTGGTGCCGTGA
- a CDS encoding transglutaminase family protein, which translates to MGIKVALEHRTSYTFDRLVQVHPHVVRLRPAPHSRTPIEAYSLTVEPADHFVNWQQDAFGNFLARLVFPSRARSLTITVGLIADLKVINPFDFFIEEYAEKVGFTYPKALAEDLKPYLRPVDEGDEGTGPGDLVQAWVKNFSVAPDTRTIDYLVALNRAVNVDVGYSVRMEPGVQTPDHTLRTGIGSCRDSAWLLVSILRQLGLAARFVSGYLVQLTSDVEALDGPSGPAADFTDLHAWAEVYIPGAGWIGLDPTSGLFAGEGHIPLSATPHPDSAAPITGAVEPCESTLDFTNAVTRVHEDPRVTLPYTDAAWGAICELGGRVDERLAVGDVRLTMGGEPTFVSIDNQVDPEWTTEADGPHKRRLASDLAARLKRVWAPQGLVHRNQGKWYPGEPLPRWQIGLFWRTDGEPLWRDEALLADPWPSTPETIDVAPDAGLRVLGALAAGLGLPDSQIRPAYEDPLSRLGAAVRLPAGEPVDPTDDLEADTAEARAALVARLEESVTEPAAYVLPLHRADDGSGWASADWRLRRGRIVLLDGDSPAGLRLPLKSISWRPPQPTYAADPLARHGALSVESRSDDAEVVDIDATPTTAVVAEIREGLLYIYLPPTDEADHFVDLIRRVEAAAAKAGCPIVLEGYGPPPDPRITSMTVTPDPGVIEVNVAPTASFAEQREQLQTLYSEARLARLSTESFEVDGSHGGTGGGNHITLGGITPADSPLLRRPDLLVSMLTYWQRHPSLSYLFAGRFIGTTSQAPRVDEGRAESLYELEIAFAEIARLSAGKGGPRPWIIDRALRHLLSDITGNTHRAEFCIDKLYSPDGPRGRLGLLELRGFEMPPHYQMAMVQSLLVRSLVAWFWDEPLRAPLIRHGANLHGRYLLPHFLIHDIADVAADLRAHGINFDTSWLDPFTEFRFPRIGTAVFDGVEIELRGAIEPWNVLGEESAGGGTARYVDSSIERIQIRLIGADRQRYIVTANGYPVPLLATDNPDVQVGGLRFRAWQPPSALHPTITVDGPLRFELVDTATGMSRGGCTYHVSHPGGRAYDRPPVNAVEAESRRGRRFETTGFTPGKVDMADIREKQARQSTDLGAPGILDLRRVRTVLQ; encoded by the coding sequence ATGGGCATCAAGGTGGCGCTGGAGCATCGCACCAGCTACACGTTCGACCGACTCGTGCAGGTGCATCCCCACGTCGTCCGGCTTCGCCCGGCCCCGCACTCGCGCACGCCGATCGAGGCCTACTCGCTGACCGTCGAGCCCGCCGACCATTTCGTCAACTGGCAGCAGGACGCATTCGGCAATTTCCTTGCCCGGCTGGTTTTTCCCTCCCGCGCTCGCAGCCTCACGATCACCGTCGGCCTGATCGCCGACCTGAAGGTGATCAACCCGTTCGACTTCTTCATCGAGGAATACGCCGAAAAGGTCGGGTTCACCTATCCCAAGGCTCTCGCCGAGGACCTCAAGCCCTACCTGCGACCGGTCGACGAGGGCGATGAGGGCACTGGGCCCGGCGACCTCGTCCAGGCGTGGGTGAAGAACTTCTCCGTCGCGCCGGATACCCGCACCATCGACTACCTTGTCGCGCTCAACCGCGCGGTCAACGTCGACGTCGGTTACAGCGTTCGGATGGAACCCGGCGTGCAGACGCCAGACCACACGCTGCGCACCGGCATCGGTTCGTGTCGCGACTCGGCCTGGTTGCTCGTGTCGATCCTGCGTCAGCTCGGCCTGGCCGCCCGGTTCGTCTCCGGTTACCTCGTCCAGCTCACCTCCGACGTCGAGGCCCTCGACGGCCCGTCCGGACCGGCCGCCGACTTCACCGATCTTCACGCCTGGGCCGAGGTGTACATCCCCGGTGCAGGCTGGATCGGGCTGGACCCGACCTCGGGGCTGTTCGCGGGCGAGGGCCACATCCCGCTGTCCGCGACACCGCATCCGGACTCGGCCGCGCCGATCACAGGAGCCGTCGAACCGTGTGAGTCGACGCTGGACTTCACCAACGCCGTGACGCGCGTGCACGAGGACCCGCGGGTCACGCTCCCTTACACCGATGCGGCCTGGGGGGCGATTTGCGAGCTCGGCGGCCGCGTCGACGAGCGCCTGGCCGTCGGCGACGTCCGTCTGACGATGGGCGGCGAGCCGACGTTCGTCTCGATCGACAACCAGGTCGACCCCGAATGGACGACCGAAGCTGACGGGCCGCACAAACGCCGACTGGCCTCCGACCTCGCCGCGCGGCTGAAGAGAGTGTGGGCGCCACAGGGCCTGGTCCACCGAAACCAGGGCAAGTGGTATCCGGGAGAACCGTTGCCGCGCTGGCAGATCGGGCTGTTCTGGCGCACCGACGGCGAGCCGTTGTGGCGCGATGAGGCGTTGCTCGCCGATCCGTGGCCGTCGACGCCGGAGACGATCGACGTGGCGCCCGACGCCGGACTACGCGTGCTCGGTGCTCTCGCCGCCGGACTGGGGTTGCCTGACTCCCAGATTCGGCCGGCGTACGAGGATCCCTTGAGCCGACTGGGCGCCGCGGTGCGCTTGCCGGCCGGCGAACCCGTCGATCCGACAGACGATCTGGAGGCCGACACCGCCGAGGCGCGGGCGGCGCTGGTCGCCCGGCTGGAGGAGTCGGTCACCGAACCGGCGGCCTACGTGCTGCCGCTGCACCGCGCCGACGACGGGTCCGGCTGGGCCAGTGCGGACTGGCGATTGCGGCGCGGGCGCATCGTCCTGCTCGACGGCGACTCACCCGCCGGGCTTCGGCTGCCGCTGAAGTCGATCAGCTGGCGTCCGCCTCAGCCAACCTATGCCGCAGATCCGCTGGCGCGCCACGGGGCGTTGTCCGTCGAATCCCGCTCGGACGACGCGGAAGTCGTGGATATCGACGCTACGCCGACGACTGCCGTCGTCGCCGAGATCCGCGAGGGACTGCTCTACATCTATCTCCCGCCGACCGACGAAGCGGACCACTTCGTCGACCTCATTCGCCGGGTGGAGGCCGCGGCGGCCAAGGCCGGCTGTCCGATCGTCCTCGAGGGCTACGGGCCGCCGCCGGACCCGCGGATCACCTCGATGACCGTGACCCCCGACCCTGGGGTCATCGAGGTCAATGTGGCACCCACCGCCAGTTTCGCCGAGCAGCGCGAACAGCTGCAAACGCTGTACAGCGAGGCCCGGCTGGCCCGGCTGTCGACCGAGTCATTCGAGGTCGACGGCAGCCACGGCGGCACCGGCGGGGGCAACCACATCACGCTGGGTGGCATCACCCCCGCGGACTCACCGCTGTTGCGCCGGCCCGACCTGCTGGTTTCGATGCTGACGTACTGGCAGCGGCATCCGTCGCTGTCCTACCTGTTCGCGGGACGGTTCATCGGCACGACGTCGCAGGCCCCCCGCGTGGACGAAGGGCGCGCGGAGTCGCTGTACGAACTCGAGATCGCGTTCGCCGAGATCGCGCGCCTCTCCGCCGGTAAGGGCGGACCAAGGCCGTGGATCATCGACCGGGCGTTGCGGCACCTGCTGAGCGACATCACCGGCAATACCCACCGCGCCGAGTTCTGCATCGACAAGTTGTACAGCCCCGACGGTCCACGCGGGCGACTCGGCCTGCTGGAGCTGCGTGGGTTCGAGATGCCGCCGCACTACCAGATGGCGATGGTGCAGTCCCTGCTGGTGCGGTCGCTGGTCGCATGGTTCTGGGACGAGCCGCTGCGAGCGCCGCTCATCCGACACGGCGCCAACCTGCACGGCCGATACCTGTTGCCGCACTTCCTGATTCACGACATCGCCGACGTGGCGGCAGACCTGCGCGCGCATGGCATCAACTTCGACACCAGCTGGCTCGACCCGTTTACGGAGTTCCGGTTCCCGCGTATCGGCACGGCCGTGTTCGACGGTGTGGAGATCGAGCTGCGCGGGGCCATCGAACCGTGGAATGTGCTGGGGGAGGAGTCGGCCGGAGGTGGCACGGCGCGCTACGTCGACTCATCGATCGAGCGCATCCAGATCCGGCTCATCGGCGCGGACCGCCAACGCTACATCGTCACCGCGAACGGCTACCCGGTACCGCTGCTCGCCACCGACAACCCCGATGTCCAGGTGGGTGGGTTGAGGTTCCGCGCGTGGCAGCCGCCGAGCGCGCTGCATCCGACGATCACTGTGGACGGGCCGTTGCGGTTCGAACTCGTGGACACCGCGACCGGCATGTCACGCGGCGGCTGCACCTATCACGTGTCGCATCCCGGCGGCCGGGCTTATGACCGTCCGCCGGTCAACGCCGTGGAAGCCGAGTCGCGACGCGGCCGACGGTTCGAGACCACCGGCTTCACCCCCGGCAAGGTCGACATGGCCGACATCCGGGAGAAGCAGGCGCGCCAATCCACCGATCTGGGCGCGCCGGGAATCTTGGATCTGCGCCGGGTGCGTACCGTTCTGCAGTGA